DNA from Leptospira mayottensis 200901116:
CAGAATCCAAAATATTCGCAAAAGAGTTTTTCGAATCCCAAAATATTCTAAAAAAGGAAAGTCTTTGGATCGGTTTCGCTCCATTTGCGGGACACGCTCTAAAAGAATGGCCCCGGGAAAAAAGTAAAACTCTACTACAACTTCTTCTGGAAAAGTTTCCGGAAGTTAAAATTTTTCTCTTCGGTTCTAAAGAAGAATCCAAAGTTCTTTCGGAATGGAGTCGCGGCTTCGAGGAATCTTTGAAAATCGTTTCCGGCGGTAAATTGGGGATTCGAGGCGAACTCGGAATCATGGAAAGGATGGACGTTATGATCGGGATGGATTCTTCCAACGTACACATCGCCGCACTTTTAAAAAGACCGGTGATCGGAATTTATGGAACGACCCACCCGCATTCTGGCTTCGCTCCGTTTGGCCAGGAAGATTCCGGAGTATTACAAATCGATAATTTACCTTGTAGACCTTGTAGTATATACGGAAACACCACTTGTTATCGCAAAGATTTCGCCTGTATGGAATGGATTCAACCAGAGGATGTTATTAAAAGAATTCAGGTGGTTTACAATATCAACACTCTGTTTTAGTTTAAAGCCCTATAAAAACTTATTCTTATAGGAGTTCCCACATCCCAAAGTTTTAAGGACAGACTTAAATATTAGTCCGAATGATTCAGAATTTGTTTTAAAACCAATCGAACTTGAAGTCAGCTAGAAGAAGGACATAGTAAGAAATTTTTATCCCTACCAATTTGGAGAAACAATTTCAATCGAAAAAATCAATGTAAAAACGTCGTTCTATTCAAAATATCTTAAGAACTGATCCAACGGATCAGGGAGAGAAAAAAGCATATTGATCAACGTATTTCTTTTCTTCTTATTCTTAACGCTCGCAACCGTTTGATAAACCTCTTCCATTTTATCAACACAGGCCATCATTTCATGTGCTTTGGAAATTTTAATGGATTCCTTCGAAAACTTTTCGTAAAGAGGAAGATCTTTCAAAATTGCCACAGCTTTTTCAGCGATCCCTTTTATGTCGAAAGGTTTTGCGATATATCCGTTTCTACCGTCGTGTATGAGTTCCGGAATCGCAAAAGAATCCACCCCAACGGCGGGAAGTCCACAAGCAATGGATTCCAAAATCACGAGCCCTTGGGTTTCCATCGTGGATGCGGTCAGAAACAAATCGTACTTCGGATATTCTTCCGGAAGCTGTTCCCTCTTCATAAATCCGGTAAAAGTAACAGCATCTCCCACACCTAAATTCTGAGCTTGAACCTTCAAAGATGGAAGAGCCGGACCATCCCCAATGATCGTAAGAGTGGAATCCGGAATTTCATCGTGAATCAACTTGAATGCATTCAATATCACATCACAATTCTTCTCATAGGAAATTCTCCCCACATGTAGAAGTTTCGGAGCAGAAGTTAATTGTTTGATGCTTCCTTTAAAACTCGTAAGATCAAGTCCATTCGATATGACCGCAATTTTGGTTTTTAATCCAAATTCACGAAGTTGTTTTTCGATCAGATGAGATGGGGAAATGATAAGATCACAACGTTCGTAGATGTTGTTTGAAATTTTAAGAATGACCTTTTTACGAATGTTGAATTTATCGAATTTTTCGATCTTACTTAAATCCTTCATTTTCAATTTCTTGTCGGATTTACTCACTTTCAAAAAGAGTTTGTCCAGTTTGAGAAGTCTGTAAAAAGAGAGATACATGTCCTGCTCAGACATCAATGTATGATAAGTTCCTATCGTAGGGATTCCGTATTTTTCAGTCG
Protein-coding regions in this window:
- a CDS encoding glycosyltransferase family 9 protein, with amino-acid sequence MNLLVMRFSAMGDVALMAPAIIAIAAKYTNIQLTIVTRGNYAPFFYNIPNVNVVGFNLKRYRGIVGLYRLFQEINKLGPYEKVIDLHSSVRSRLLSLLFYFRGIGVFRIVKGRKEKQRQIRQKRKILTPLPHTVDRYLKVFENAGYPASVRKGPWINVDPESKIFAKEFFESQNILKKESLWIGFAPFAGHALKEWPREKSKTLLQLLLEKFPEVKIFLFGSKEESKVLSEWSRGFEESLKIVSGGKLGIRGELGIMERMDVMIGMDSSNVHIAALLKRPVIGIYGTTHPHSGFAPFGQEDSGVLQIDNLPCRPCSIYGNTTCYRKDFACMEWIQPEDVIKRIQVVYNINTLF
- a CDS encoding glycosyltransferase; its protein translation is MRVLYFSDTFLPKVDGVAISMKNFADLLAKRGHTFTICCPKYGEEDFYHIGDSIRIERFRSGYLPSYPDIKVVLPSPTKIKRVIKEFEPDLVHIHTPGLLGLYGINATEKYGIPTIGTYHTLMSEQDMYLSFYRLLKLDKLFLKVSKSDKKLKMKDLSKIEKFDKFNIRKKVILKISNNIYERCDLIISPSHLIEKQLREFGLKTKIAVISNGLDLTSFKGSIKQLTSAPKLLHVGRISYEKNCDVILNAFKLIHDEIPDSTLTIIGDGPALPSLKVQAQNLGVGDAVTFTGFMKREQLPEEYPKYDLFLTASTMETQGLVILESIACGLPAVGVDSFAIPELIHDGRNGYIAKPFDIKGIAEKAVAILKDLPLYEKFSKESIKISKAHEMMACVDKMEEVYQTVASVKNKKKRNTLINMLFSLPDPLDQFLRYFE